Part of the Streptomyces sp. NBC_00457 genome, GGTGAAGCGGACCGGGCGGGTGGTCACGGGCGCGCCGTCCAGCGTCGTGCCGTTGGTGGAGCCGAGGTCGGCGACCGTGACCCGGCCGTCGGCGGCGACGGTGACCGCGCAGTGGAGGCGGGAGACGTCCGGGTCGTCCAGGGCGACGTCGGCGTCGGCGGAGCGGCCGATGTGGATCTGGCCGCCGTGAAGGAGGTGGACGCCGCCCGCGTCCGGGCCCGCGACGATGTCCAGGCGGGTCGGGGCGTCGTCGACCTCGGGGTGCGGTTCGGGCTCGGCCGGGGCGCCCAGGGACAGCACGGCGCCGTCGATCAGCGGGGGCTCGCCCAGCGTGGAGCGCCGGTCGTCGAGCCGCTCCGCGCCGGCGAACAGCACGGCCGGGCCGTCGCTGCCGGAGACCGCGGAGGCGAGCGCCGACGCGACCGCGGACAGAGCCGTGCCCGCGGGGGCCGTGATCAGTACGTCGCAGCTCGCGGCACGGCCGGGCGCGGGCGCCCCCAGGGGGTCTACGACGGTCAGCCGGATCTGCATCGCCGTCAGCGGTCCCTTCTGCACGGGCGCGGCGCGGGCTTCCCCACCCCACACGAGCACGTCGGCCAGTACTGGAAGCATCCTCGCACCCGCCACTGACAACGCGCCCCCCGCCGGGTGCCAAGTGATCTTGATTGGTCGGCTCTGCCCGCAAAAGTGCCTGACCAATACCCCACCGTTGATCGTTCGGTAGCGGATTGAGATCGGTCACGTCCGGGTCCGGCAACCGGCGGACCGGGTCGAGCGTCTTTCCTTCGAACAAGTTCGGGAAGGCGTACGTAAACGGAACGGAAAGCGGAACTGAGCGAGCACAGGAAGACGGCAGCCCGGTGCCGGGCGCGGCGGCACTACAGTGGGTCGGAAACGCAGGCAAGCAGCAGGGAGCACATGACGTGCGGCCGGTAGGCAGCAAGTACCTGCTCGAGGAGCCGCTCGGACGCGGCGCCACGGGCACCGTCTGGCGAGCCCGTCAGCGGGAGACCGCGGGCGCCGAGGCGGCCGTGGCAGGCCAGCCCGGCGAGACCGTCGCGATCAAGGTCCTCAAGGAAGAGCTCGCAAGCGATCCCGACATCGTGATGCGCTTCCTGAGAGAGCGGTCCGTCCTGCTCCGGCTCACCCACCCGAACATCGTCCGGGTCCGTGACCTGGTCGTCGAGGGCGATCTGCTGGCCCTGGTCATGGATCTGATCGACGGCCCCGACCTCCATCGCTACCTGCGCGAGAGCGGCCCCCTCACCCCCGTCGGCGCCTCCCTGCTCACCGCGCAGATCGCCGACGCGCTCGCCGCCAGCCACGCCGACGGCGTCGTCCACCGCGACCTGAAGCCGGCCAACGTCCTGCTCGCCCAGCAGGGCGGCCAGATGCACCCGATGCTGACCGACTTCGGCATCGCGCGCCTCGCCGACTCCCCGGGCCTGACCCGCACCCAGGAGTTCGTCGGCACGCCCGCGTATGTCGCGCCCGAGTCCGCCGAGGGCCGCCCGCAGACCTCCGCCGTCGACATCTACGGCGCCGGAATCCTGCTGTACGAGCTGGTCACCGGCCGTCCGCCGTTCGCCGGCAGCTCGGCGCTCGAAGTCCTGCACCAGCATCTGAGCGCCGAACCGCGCCGCCCCTCCACCGTCCCCGACGCGCTGTGGACGGTCATCGAGCGCTGTATGCGCAAGAACCCGGACCAGCGGCCCAGCGCCGAGAACCTCGCCCGCGGCCTGCGTGTCGTCGCCGAGGGCATCGGGGTGCACGCGAACTCCGCGCAGATCGCCGCCGCCGAGAACGTCGGTGCGCTCCTCGCCCCCGACCCGGCGCCCGCGACCGTACCCGGATCGGGTATCCCAGGTTCCGCCGATCCCACGCAGGTGCTGCCGCACGGGAACTACGACCCGAACGCCGCGACCAGCGTCATGCCGCACACCAGCGGCCCGGCCGGCGCCGCTGACCCCACCGCCGTACTGCCGAACCGCGGCGCGGCGGATCCGACCGCCGTCATGCCGCCGGTGCCGCAGGGGCAGCCGGGGCAGCAGCCCGGGCGGCCCGACGACCCGCACCCCTGGCAGAACCAGATGCGGGCGGCCCGCGACCGCAACGAGCAGACGCAGGTCCAGCACCTCGACCCCAACCAGGACCCCCTGCGCCGCCGGCCCCAGCGGCAGGTCGCCCGGCCGCAGCAGCCACCGCCGCAGCCTCAGCAGCAGCAGCAGCCGTCGCGCCGACAGCAGCGGCGGCAGCAGCAGCCGCAGCAGGGTTACGGCTATCCGCCGCAGCAACAGCCGCAGCAGTACGCCCCTCAGCAGCCTCAGCGGTACGCGCCGCCCCAGCAGCCGCAGCAGCCCCAGCGCGAGCCCCGGCAGCCGCGGCAGCGCAGCGCCAACCGGATGAGGATCCCCGGTCTCGGCTGTCTGAAGGGGTGCCTGTTCTCGATCGTCATCCTGTTCGTCGCGGGGTGGCTGGTCTGGGAGCTGAGCCCCTTGCAGGAGTGGATCGGCACGGGCAAGAGCTACTGGGACCAGATCGGCGACATGTTCAGCACGGTCTCCGGGTGGGTCGAGGACCTGGGCGGCGGGAGTTCCGGCACCAACTGACGTCGCCTTCGCGGTGTTCGTGGCGACG contains:
- a CDS encoding serine/threonine-protein kinase; its protein translation is MRPVGSKYLLEEPLGRGATGTVWRARQRETAGAEAAVAGQPGETVAIKVLKEELASDPDIVMRFLRERSVLLRLTHPNIVRVRDLVVEGDLLALVMDLIDGPDLHRYLRESGPLTPVGASLLTAQIADALAASHADGVVHRDLKPANVLLAQQGGQMHPMLTDFGIARLADSPGLTRTQEFVGTPAYVAPESAEGRPQTSAVDIYGAGILLYELVTGRPPFAGSSALEVLHQHLSAEPRRPSTVPDALWTVIERCMRKNPDQRPSAENLARGLRVVAEGIGVHANSAQIAAAENVGALLAPDPAPATVPGSGIPGSADPTQVLPHGNYDPNAATSVMPHTSGPAGAADPTAVLPNRGAADPTAVMPPVPQGQPGQQPGRPDDPHPWQNQMRAARDRNEQTQVQHLDPNQDPLRRRPQRQVARPQQPPPQPQQQQQPSRRQQRRQQQPQQGYGYPPQQQPQQYAPQQPQRYAPPQQPQQPQREPRQPRQRSANRMRIPGLGCLKGCLFSIVILFVAGWLVWELSPLQEWIGTGKSYWDQIGDMFSTVSGWVEDLGGGSSGTN